In a genomic window of Streptomyces noursei ATCC 11455:
- a CDS encoding family 2B encapsulin nanocompartment shell protein → MVTIAGETLSGSAEESQNSSLSTSAARNLATTTKTAPQMQGITSRWLLRLLPWVQVSGGTYRVNRRLTHTVGDGRIDFDINGGSVAIIPEELRELPTLWEFTDPTVLSELAQRFTQHEYAPGEMIARSGAPHDRVVLIAHGRVDRIGTGKYGDETVLEALAGGDHLGDAPLNSADGQWEFSYRAVTRVTVMALARQDAQEVIGRSPTLRDHLAASPDGAARPANASGESAIALTSGHHGEPALTSTFVDYDRSPREYELSVAQTVLRTHTRVGDLYSDPMNQVEEQLKLTVHALRERQEHEMINNPEFGLLHNADLKQRIPTRSGPPTPDDLDELLATVWKDPGFLLAHPKAIAAIGRECSARGLYPDAVDFMGHSLPSWRGVPIFPCNKIPVTKEGTSSVLLMRTGEDKQGVVGLHRSGIPDEYEPSLSVRFMGINDKAVVNYLVSAYYSAAILVPDALGVLEDVEIGH, encoded by the coding sequence ATGGTGACGATTGCCGGCGAGACGCTGTCCGGAAGCGCCGAAGAGAGCCAGAATTCCAGCCTGAGTACCTCCGCCGCGCGGAATCTGGCGACGACCACCAAGACCGCGCCGCAGATGCAGGGCATCACCTCCCGCTGGCTGCTGCGACTGCTGCCCTGGGTGCAGGTCTCCGGCGGCACGTACCGCGTCAACCGGCGCCTGACCCACACCGTCGGCGACGGGCGGATCGACTTCGACATCAACGGCGGCTCGGTCGCGATCATCCCCGAGGAACTGCGCGAATTGCCCACGCTGTGGGAGTTCACCGACCCCACGGTGCTCTCCGAACTCGCCCAAAGGTTCACTCAGCACGAGTACGCCCCCGGCGAGATGATCGCCCGGTCCGGCGCCCCGCACGACCGGGTGGTGCTGATCGCGCACGGCCGGGTCGACCGGATCGGCACCGGCAAGTACGGCGACGAGACCGTCCTGGAAGCGCTGGCCGGCGGCGACCACCTCGGCGACGCCCCGCTGAACAGCGCCGACGGGCAATGGGAGTTCAGCTACCGGGCGGTGACCCGGGTGACGGTGATGGCCCTGGCGCGCCAGGACGCCCAGGAGGTCATCGGCCGCTCCCCGACCCTGCGCGACCACCTCGCGGCGAGCCCCGACGGCGCCGCCCGGCCGGCCAACGCCAGCGGCGAATCCGCCATCGCCCTCACCTCCGGCCACCATGGCGAACCCGCCCTGACCAGCACCTTCGTCGACTACGACCGATCGCCGCGGGAGTACGAACTCAGCGTCGCGCAGACCGTCCTGCGCACCCACACCCGGGTCGGCGACCTCTACAGCGACCCGATGAACCAGGTCGAGGAACAGCTCAAGCTCACGGTGCACGCGCTGCGCGAGCGCCAGGAGCACGAGATGATCAACAACCCCGAGTTCGGGCTGCTGCACAACGCCGACCTCAAGCAGCGCATCCCCACCCGCAGCGGCCCGCCCACCCCCGACGACCTGGACGAACTCCTCGCCACGGTCTGGAAGGACCCGGGCTTCCTGCTGGCCCACCCCAAGGCGATCGCCGCGATCGGCCGGGAGTGCAGCGCCCGCGGCCTCTACCCGGACGCGGTGGACTTCATGGGCCACTCGTTGCCGTCCTGGCGCGGGGTGCCGATCTTCCCCTGCAACAAGATCCCGGTGACGAAGGAGGGCACCAGCTCGGTGCTGCTGATGCGCACCGGCGAGGACAAGCAGGGCGTGGTCGGACTGCACCGCAGCGGAATTCCCGATGAATACGAGCCGAGCCTTTCGGTGCGTTTCATGGGAATCAACGACAAGGCCGTCGTGAACTACCTCGTCAGCGCCTACTATTCGGCAGCAATTCTCGTACCCGATGCGCTGGGTGTCCTGGAAGACGTGGAAATCGGGCACTGA
- a CDS encoding family 2B encapsulin nanocompartment shell protein: protein MTTSVDPTSGPQTDGAEQLRSSLGTAAARNLATTTKTPPQMQGISSRWLLRILPWTHVSGGTYRVNRRLTHTLGDGEVEFITEGAEVRVIPQELRELAPLRGFTDDPTLQELAGRFAQREVAPGDVLVERGTPTDQVVLIAHGKFERIGAGKYGDETVTAVLAGGDAAGDAALLAPDAAWEFTLRAATRGTVLTLSRADYEEVLGRSAPLREHIESFRTALVPAQNKHGEAAIELAAGHVGEPALPGTFVDYERSPREYELSVAQTVLKIHSRVADLYNDPMNQLDQQLRLTVEALRERQEHEMVNNREFGLLHNADLKQRIHTRSGPPTPDDLDELISRRRKTQFLLAHPRTIAAIGREWNARGIYPATAEIDGTPVRAWRGIPLLPCNKIPINPDQTSSILAMRVGEENQGVVGLHQTGIPDEYRPGLSVRFMGINDQAVINYLVSAYYSAAVLVPDALGILEDVEIGH, encoded by the coding sequence ATGACCACATCCGTGGATCCCACGTCCGGCCCGCAGACCGACGGCGCCGAGCAGCTCCGGTCCAGCCTGGGCACCGCGGCCGCCCGCAATCTGGCGACCACGACCAAGACCCCGCCGCAGATGCAGGGCATCTCCTCGCGGTGGCTGCTGCGGATCCTGCCCTGGACGCACGTCTCCGGCGGTACGTACCGCGTCAACCGGCGCCTGACCCACACCCTCGGTGACGGCGAGGTGGAGTTCATCACCGAGGGCGCCGAAGTCCGGGTCATTCCCCAGGAGTTGCGCGAACTGGCGCCGCTGCGCGGCTTCACCGACGACCCCACGCTCCAGGAGTTGGCCGGACGCTTCGCCCAGCGGGAGGTCGCCCCCGGTGACGTCCTCGTCGAGCGCGGTACACCGACCGACCAGGTCGTCCTGATCGCCCACGGCAAGTTCGAACGCATCGGCGCCGGCAAGTACGGCGACGAGACGGTGACCGCGGTGCTCGCCGGCGGTGACGCGGCCGGCGACGCGGCACTGCTGGCCCCCGACGCCGCATGGGAGTTCACCCTTCGCGCGGCCACCCGAGGCACCGTCCTCACCCTGTCCCGTGCCGATTACGAGGAGGTGCTGGGCCGTTCGGCGCCACTGCGCGAGCACATCGAGAGCTTCCGCACGGCGCTCGTCCCGGCGCAGAACAAGCACGGCGAGGCCGCCATCGAGCTGGCCGCGGGACACGTCGGCGAGCCGGCGCTGCCGGGCACCTTCGTGGACTACGAGCGGTCGCCCCGAGAGTACGAACTCAGCGTCGCGCAGACCGTGTTGAAGATCCACTCACGGGTCGCCGACCTCTACAACGACCCGATGAACCAGCTGGACCAGCAGCTGCGACTGACCGTCGAGGCGCTGCGCGAGCGCCAGGAACACGAGATGGTCAACAACCGCGAGTTCGGGCTGCTGCACAACGCCGACCTCAAGCAGCGCATCCACACCCGCAGCGGCCCGCCCACCCCCGACGACCTGGACGAGCTGATCTCCCGGCGCCGCAAGACGCAGTTCCTGCTGGCGCACCCGCGGACCATCGCGGCCATCGGCCGGGAGTGGAACGCCCGCGGGATCTACCCGGCGACCGCGGAGATCGACGGGACGCCGGTGCGCGCCTGGCGCGGCATCCCGCTGCTGCCCTGCAACAAGATCCCGATCAACCCGGACCAGACCAGCTCGATCCTCGCCATGCGGGTCGGCGAGGAGAACCAGGGCGTGGTCGGGCTCCACCAGACCGGCATCCCGGACGAGTACCGGCCGGGCCTGTCGGTGCGGTTCATGGGCATCAACGACCAGGCCGTCATCAATTACCTGGTGAGCGCCTACTACTCGGCGGCGGTGCTGGTGCCGGACGCACTGGGCATCCTGGAGGACGTCGAGATCGGACACTGA
- a CDS encoding N-acetylmuramoyl-L-alanine amidase: MEPDQHFPARRRLLTGAAAFAAAAALTPLTRAGAASPHRRRTRTADYPPVHWTPANPANYTAANRPTQYPIDTVVIHVTQESFPDTLRLFQDPAHKAAAHYVVRSSDGYTAQCVRERNVAWHAGNWDYNTRSIGIEHEGWIDDPKWFTEALYTRSALLTAAICDRYGIPKDRKHIIGHVEVPGTDHTDPGQYWDWAHYMDLVKEVSIWDRTGDWGHKGDWGHKSDTYWEDLLDM, from the coding sequence ATGGAACCCGACCAGCACTTCCCGGCCCGCCGCCGACTGCTCACCGGCGCCGCCGCGTTCGCCGCGGCCGCCGCCCTCACCCCCCTCACCCGGGCCGGCGCCGCATCGCCGCACAGACGGCGCACACGGACCGCCGACTACCCACCCGTCCACTGGACGCCGGCCAACCCGGCCAACTACACCGCAGCGAACCGCCCGACGCAGTACCCGATCGACACCGTCGTGATCCATGTGACGCAGGAGAGCTTCCCGGACACCCTCCGGCTCTTCCAGGACCCCGCACACAAGGCCGCCGCGCACTACGTCGTCCGCTCCTCGGACGGCTACACCGCCCAGTGCGTCCGCGAACGGAACGTCGCCTGGCACGCCGGCAACTGGGACTACAACACCCGCAGCATCGGCATCGAGCACGAGGGCTGGATCGACGACCCGAAGTGGTTCACGGAAGCCCTCTACACCCGCTCCGCGCTGCTCACCGCCGCCATCTGCGACCGCTACGGCATCCCCAAGGACCGCAAGCACATCATCGGGCACGTTGAGGTCCCGGGCACCGACCACACCGACCCCGGCCAGTACTGGGACTGGGCGCACTACATGGACCTGGTCAAGGAGGTGTCCATCTGGGACCGCACGGGGGACTGGGGGCACAAGGGGGACTGGGGCCACAAGAGCGACACCTACTGGGAGGACCTGCTCGACATGTGA
- a CDS encoding phosphodiester glycosidase family protein produces the protein MRTVATIAVAWGVLAGGGAAGATRAAAADGFTRTAPVRLARGVTYTEFRKTLPRGIVHGHLLTVDLSDPAVSVDLLHPSAVAARAPVSELAEDRDALAAVNGDFFNISETQHPGVEVTGSSVGPEVSSGRQLKGAVPDGQRFGPTLPPGATTKDVLGVGYNHRARLERLTLRGTVRSRAGSWPLRGLNQYALPEGGIGAYTTRWGKVSRVRAVCGTDTDRAAGCDTDAAEVTIRGGRVVETADRPGAGAIEPGSVVLVGRERGARHLRALHIGERVRISHRLVGRLPGRLHCAVGGFPVLRAGRPAPGLDTVAVTMRTSAGIADRGRTLLLMALDGAKGRHQTGLTVRELAGLMAGLGARDAVDLDGGGSSTFVTQDADGEAQVRNHPNVERERPVANAVGVFAAE, from the coding sequence ATCCGGACGGTGGCGACCATCGCGGTCGCCTGGGGCGTCCTGGCCGGTGGCGGGGCGGCGGGCGCGACCCGGGCAGCCGCCGCCGACGGGTTCACACGGACGGCCCCGGTGCGACTGGCCCGCGGGGTGACCTACACCGAGTTCCGGAAGACCCTGCCGCGCGGCATCGTCCACGGCCACCTGCTGACCGTCGACCTCTCCGACCCCGCGGTCTCGGTGGACCTGCTCCACCCGTCGGCGGTCGCCGCACGGGCCCCGGTGTCCGAACTCGCCGAGGACCGGGACGCGCTCGCCGCGGTCAACGGCGACTTCTTCAACATCAGCGAGACCCAGCACCCCGGGGTGGAGGTCACCGGCTCCTCGGTGGGACCCGAGGTGTCGTCCGGACGGCAGCTGAAGGGCGCGGTGCCGGACGGCCAGCGGTTCGGCCCGACGCTGCCACCGGGCGCCACCACCAAGGACGTGCTCGGCGTCGGCTACAACCACCGAGCCCGGCTGGAGCGCCTGACGCTGCGCGGCACCGTCCGCAGCCGCGCGGGCTCCTGGCCGCTGCGCGGACTGAACCAGTACGCCCTGCCGGAGGGCGGCATCGGCGCGTACACCACGCGCTGGGGCAAGGTGTCCCGGGTGCGCGCGGTCTGCGGCACCGACACCGACCGCGCGGCGGGCTGCGACACGGACGCGGCCGAGGTCACGATCCGCGGCGGGCGCGTCGTGGAGACCGCCGACCGACCGGGCGCCGGGGCGATCGAACCGGGATCGGTGGTGCTGGTCGGCCGCGAGCGGGGCGCGCGACACCTGCGCGCGCTGCACATCGGCGAGCGGGTCCGGATCAGCCACCGGCTCGTCGGACGACTGCCGGGCCGGCTGCACTGCGCGGTGGGCGGCTTCCCGGTACTGCGAGCCGGACGCCCGGCGCCCGGCCTGGACACCGTGGCGGTCACGATGCGCACCTCCGCCGGCATCGCCGACCGCGGCCGCACCCTGCTCCTGATGGCGCTGGACGGGGCGAAGGGCCGGCACCAGACCGGCCTCACCGTACGGGAGCTGGCCGGGCTGATGGCGGGGCTGGGCGCGCGGGACGCGGTGGACCTGGACGGCGGCGGTTCCTCGACGTTCGTCACCCAGGACGCGGACGGCGAGGCGCAGGTGCGCAACCACCCGAACGTCGAGCGGGAACGCCCGGTGGCCAACGCCGTGGGGGTCTTCGCCGCCGAGTGA
- a CDS encoding Ig-like domain-containing protein, with translation MSLSPARPFRPSRSLCIALALMPVLGVGTLAACDAARASASQERPVKVGLGSASGNPTVQAGDQLRVSADGGVLTEVTVTDPRGRQLVGGFSQGGTVWTSRAKAAPETKYSVLARTKSDQGATTEAKESLTTGKVAKRNRVSFSPRPRGGVVGVDDPIRLTFAFPIRDREAVERRLSVITDNRSEGAWSWEPTHGGKDRIVWRPTHEWKPGTKVTVRAELNGVDSGDGRFFTKDYGLRFTVGRSAPVRSDLDSDAYITPGLGPAPALWQGPGG, from the coding sequence ATGAGCCTGAGCCCCGCCCGGCCGTTCCGGCCGTCTCGGTCGTTGTGTATCGCCTTGGCGCTGATGCCGGTGCTCGGTGTCGGGACGCTCGCGGCGTGCGACGCGGCCCGGGCGTCGGCGTCGCAGGAGCGGCCGGTGAAGGTGGGGCTGGGGTCGGCGAGCGGGAACCCCACGGTGCAGGCCGGCGACCAGCTGCGGGTCAGCGCGGACGGCGGAGTGTTGACCGAGGTGACGGTGACCGATCCCCGGGGCCGGCAGCTGGTCGGCGGGTTCAGCCAGGGCGGGACGGTGTGGACGTCGCGGGCCAAGGCCGCGCCGGAGACCAAGTACTCCGTGCTCGCCCGGACCAAGAGCGACCAGGGCGCCACCACCGAGGCCAAGGAGTCCCTGACCACCGGGAAGGTGGCCAAGCGGAACCGGGTGTCGTTCAGCCCCCGGCCGCGCGGCGGGGTGGTCGGCGTGGACGATCCGATCCGGCTGACGTTCGCCTTCCCCATACGGGACCGGGAGGCGGTGGAGCGGCGATTGTCGGTGATCACCGACAATCGAAGCGAGGGGGCCTGGTCATGGGAGCCCACGCACGGCGGCAAGGACCGGATCGTCTGGCGGCCGACGCACGAGTGGAAGCCGGGCACCAAGGTCACCGTACGGGCCGAGCTGAACGGTGTGGACTCCGGTGACGGGCGCTTCTTCACCAAGGATTACGGGTTGCGGTTCACCGTGGGGCGCAGTGCGCCCGTCCGGTCGGACCTCGATTCTGACGCGTACATCACACCCGGACTCGGACCTGCGCCGGCTTTATGGCAAGGTCCAGGTGGGTGA
- the lysX gene encoding bifunctional lysylphosphatidylglycerol synthetase/lysine--tRNA ligase LysX, with protein MSTVQDQDQLTGWRRFRRRVPNGFAILFSLLGLFCALTALIGPLRRTLHSTIYWLDTLTIPVTPNFAYAAFLFLLAAAMTARKRVALWFVVAYMVLNVLADALFLAAGYWEFSFSLVLCAGALVLLLVSHREFYAITRRGAFLRAALVLAGGLVVAVLIGWGLVSLAPGSLESGGGNRLLWAANRVCGGLVGGRIVEGHPPHWIGTLLGLLGALALLNAAAALFRSQRMEAALHGDEEDRIRALLSKYGSQDSLGYFATRRDKAVVFSPSGKAAVTYRVEAGVCLASGDPVGDREAWGPAIDAWLDVAGRYGWQPAVMGASEDGAKAFARAGLGALQLGDEAILHVAQFDLDGRDMRVTRQAVNRVERAGATFRVRRHAELTDAEMQEVIHRADAWRDTETERGFSMALDRLGDEQDGDCLLAEAFDADGNMIALLSFVPWGKDGISLDVMRRDRSAPNGVMEFMVAQLCAQAGSIGVRRISLNFAVFRSAFEEGARIGAGPVLKFWRRLLLFFSRWWQLEALYRSNSKYLPEWYPRFLCYADAGALARIGTASGIAEGFVAVPSLGKLWGKGHKKRVLAPASTAGLPSLDELGLVQAEPATAEEQRERELAALPEQVRVRHRKLERLREAGTDPYPVGVQRTHTLGQVREEHRELAAGTRTGKTVTVAGRVLLTRDHGGVLFAVLRDWSGDLQIAVTRDSGEELLERFGADVDLGDHVEAEGEVGTSDRGELTVFVTQWRLTAKCLRPLPDKRRGLSDPEARVRQRYVDLVVSPGARETVRARSTAVQALRQGLIDRGYLEVETPMLQQIHGGANARPFHTHINAYDLDLYLRIAPELYLKRLCVGGMEKVFEMGRTFRNEGISYKHNPEFTMLEAYQAFADYDVMLNLTRELIQGAAIAAFGTATARKADKNGRLVEHDISGIWPVKTVYGAISEALGEEVDADTDPEVLRRLCQAASVPVKPEMGRGDIVLEMYERLVEEKTTLPTFYKDFPTDVSPLTRQHRVDPRVAERWDLVAFGTELGTAYSELTDPVEQRRRLTAQSLLAAGGDPEAMELDEDFLQALEYAMPPTGGLGIGVDRLVMFLTGLSIRETLPFPLVRKR; from the coding sequence ATGAGCACCGTGCAGGACCAGGATCAACTCACGGGGTGGCGGCGCTTCCGGCGCCGCGTCCCCAATGGCTTCGCCATCCTCTTCAGCTTGCTGGGGCTCTTCTGTGCCCTGACGGCGCTGATCGGACCCCTTCGGCGCACCCTCCATTCGACGATCTACTGGCTGGACACGCTCACCATCCCGGTGACGCCGAACTTCGCCTACGCCGCGTTCCTCTTCCTCCTGGCCGCGGCGATGACCGCGCGGAAACGGGTGGCCCTGTGGTTCGTCGTCGCGTACATGGTGCTGAACGTCCTCGCCGACGCGCTGTTCCTGGCGGCCGGGTACTGGGAGTTCAGCTTCTCCCTGGTGCTGTGCGCCGGGGCGCTGGTGCTGCTGCTCGTCTCGCACCGTGAGTTCTACGCGATCACCCGGCGCGGCGCGTTCCTGCGGGCCGCGCTGGTGCTCGCCGGCGGGCTCGTGGTCGCGGTGCTGATCGGCTGGGGCCTGGTGTCGTTGGCGCCCGGTTCGCTGGAGAGCGGGGGTGGCAACCGGCTGCTGTGGGCGGCCAACCGGGTGTGCGGTGGGCTGGTCGGCGGCCGGATCGTCGAGGGGCACCCGCCGCACTGGATCGGCACCCTGCTCGGGCTGCTGGGCGCACTGGCGCTGCTCAACGCCGCCGCCGCGCTGTTCCGGTCGCAGCGGATGGAAGCCGCGCTGCACGGCGACGAGGAGGACCGGATCCGGGCGCTGCTGTCGAAGTACGGCAGTCAGGACTCGCTCGGCTACTTCGCGACCCGTCGCGACAAGGCCGTGGTCTTCTCTCCGAGCGGCAAGGCGGCGGTCACCTACCGTGTCGAGGCCGGCGTCTGTCTGGCCAGTGGTGACCCGGTCGGTGACCGGGAGGCGTGGGGTCCGGCGATCGACGCGTGGCTGGACGTCGCGGGTCGGTACGGCTGGCAGCCGGCCGTGATGGGCGCGAGCGAGGACGGCGCGAAGGCGTTCGCGCGCGCCGGGCTGGGTGCGCTGCAACTCGGTGACGAGGCGATCCTGCATGTGGCGCAGTTCGATCTGGACGGCCGGGACATGCGGGTCACGCGTCAGGCCGTCAACCGTGTGGAGCGGGCCGGGGCGACATTCCGGGTCCGGCGCCACGCGGAGTTGACGGACGCCGAGATGCAGGAGGTCATCCACCGCGCGGACGCGTGGCGGGACACCGAGACCGAGCGTGGTTTCTCGATGGCGCTGGACCGGCTCGGTGACGAGCAGGACGGCGACTGCCTGCTGGCCGAGGCGTTCGACGCGGACGGCAACATGATCGCGCTGCTGTCGTTCGTGCCGTGGGGCAAGGACGGCATCTCGCTGGACGTCATGCGACGGGACCGCAGTGCGCCGAACGGCGTGATGGAGTTCATGGTCGCGCAGCTGTGCGCGCAGGCCGGGTCGATCGGGGTGCGGCGGATCTCGCTGAACTTCGCGGTGTTCCGGTCCGCCTTCGAGGAGGGTGCCCGGATCGGTGCCGGTCCGGTGCTGAAGTTCTGGCGCCGGCTGCTGCTGTTCTTCTCCCGCTGGTGGCAGCTGGAGGCGCTGTACCGCTCGAACTCGAAGTACCTGCCGGAGTGGTACCCGCGGTTCCTGTGCTACGCGGACGCCGGTGCGCTGGCGCGGATCGGTACGGCGTCGGGTATCGCCGAGGGCTTCGTGGCGGTGCCGAGCCTGGGCAAGCTGTGGGGCAAGGGGCACAAGAAGCGGGTGCTGGCCCCGGCGAGCACCGCGGGTCTGCCGTCGCTGGACGAGCTGGGCCTGGTGCAGGCCGAGCCGGCCACCGCGGAGGAGCAGCGGGAGCGGGAGCTGGCCGCGCTGCCGGAGCAGGTGCGGGTGCGGCACCGGAAGCTGGAGCGACTGCGGGAGGCGGGGACCGACCCGTATCCGGTGGGCGTGCAGCGGACGCACACGCTGGGCCAGGTCCGTGAGGAGCACCGGGAGCTGGCGGCCGGGACGCGTACCGGCAAGACCGTGACGGTGGCCGGGCGGGTGCTGCTGACCCGTGACCACGGTGGTGTGCTGTTCGCGGTGCTGCGGGACTGGTCGGGCGATCTGCAGATCGCGGTGACCCGGGACTCGGGCGAGGAGCTGCTGGAGCGCTTCGGTGCGGATGTGGACCTCGGTGACCACGTGGAGGCCGAGGGCGAGGTCGGTACCAGTGACCGCGGTGAGCTGACGGTGTTCGTGACGCAGTGGCGGTTGACCGCCAAGTGTCTGCGTCCGCTGCCGGACAAGCGGCGTGGGCTGTCCGACCCGGAGGCCCGGGTCCGTCAGCGGTACGTGGACCTGGTGGTGTCGCCGGGTGCGCGGGAGACCGTGCGGGCGCGCAGCACGGCGGTTCAGGCGCTGCGGCAGGGGCTGATCGACCGGGGTTACCTGGAGGTCGAGACGCCGATGCTGCAGCAGATCCACGGTGGTGCGAACGCGCGTCCGTTCCACACCCACATCAACGCCTACGACCTGGACCTGTATCTGCGGATCGCGCCGGAGCTGTATCTCAAGCGGCTCTGCGTGGGCGGTATGGAGAAGGTCTTCGAGATGGGGCGGACGTTCCGCAACGAGGGCATCTCGTACAAGCACAACCCCGAGTTCACGATGTTGGAGGCGTACCAGGCGTTCGCCGACTACGACGTGATGCTGAACCTGACCCGGGAGTTGATCCAGGGTGCGGCGATCGCCGCGTTCGGCACCGCGACCGCGCGGAAGGCGGACAAGAACGGGCGGCTGGTCGAGCACGACATCTCGGGCATCTGGCCGGTGAAGACGGTGTACGGGGCGATTTCCGAGGCGCTGGGCGAGGAGGTCGACGCGGACACCGATCCGGAGGTGCTGCGGCGGCTGTGCCAGGCGGCGTCGGTGCCGGTCAAGCCGGAGATGGGCCGGGGCGACATCGTGTTGGAGATGTACGAGCGGCTGGTCGAGGAGAAGACCACGCTGCCGACCTTCTACAAGGACTTCCCGACCGATGTCTCGCCGCTGACCCGTCAGCACCGGGTCGATCCGCGGGTCGCGGAGCGCTGGGACCTGGTGGCGTTCGGCACCGAGCTGGGCACCGCCTACTCGGAGCTGACCGACCCGGTCGAGCAGCGGCGGCGGTTGACCGCGCAGTCGCTGTTGGCGGCCGGTGGTGACCCGGAGGCGATGGAGCTGGACGAGGACTTCCTCCAGGCTCTGGAGTACGCGATGCCGCCGACCGGTGGTCTGGGTATCGGTGTGGACCGGCTGGTGATGTTCCTGACCGGTCTGTCGATCCGCGAGACGCTGCCGTTCCCGCTGGTGCGGAAGCGCTGA
- a CDS encoding 2-hydroxyacid dehydrogenase codes for MTTTVLAAGNHFIRPGLFSAAVRKAAGDTPLEIREIQFGWPHTPFGPVAEVHEASGTEDDMIEALHGIEICVTEHGPLTERILANCPDLKLFCTSRGGPVNANLEAATRHGVAVCNAPGRNATATAEHTLTLLLAAARGVGDTHTDLRHGIWRGDYYDYDNCGIEIDGTTIGLIGFGAIGSRVAKVLHAMGAHVLVHDPYVRPEALAGPAEQVTLDELLTRSRIVSLHARVTPETTGMIGRAQIAAMPRGSVLVNCARGALLDYDAVCDALETGHLAGAGFDVFPEEPVPAGSRLLTAPGVVLTPHIAGGSQQVAHKAAEIVAAEVGRYLRGEPLHHQANA; via the coding sequence ATGACCACCACCGTCCTCGCCGCCGGCAACCACTTCATCCGCCCCGGCCTCTTCAGCGCTGCCGTACGCAAGGCGGCCGGGGACACCCCACTGGAGATACGCGAGATCCAGTTCGGCTGGCCGCACACCCCCTTCGGCCCCGTCGCCGAGGTCCACGAGGCATCCGGCACCGAGGACGACATGATCGAAGCCCTCCACGGCATCGAGATCTGCGTCACCGAACACGGCCCGCTCACCGAACGCATCCTCGCCAACTGCCCCGACCTCAAGCTCTTCTGCACCAGCCGCGGCGGCCCGGTCAACGCCAACCTCGAAGCCGCCACCCGCCACGGCGTCGCCGTCTGCAACGCCCCCGGCCGCAACGCCACCGCCACCGCCGAACACACCCTCACCCTGCTGCTGGCAGCCGCCCGCGGCGTCGGCGACACCCACACCGACCTGCGCCACGGCATCTGGCGCGGCGACTACTACGACTACGACAACTGCGGCATCGAGATCGACGGCACCACCATCGGCCTGATCGGCTTCGGCGCCATCGGCAGCCGCGTCGCCAAGGTCCTGCACGCCATGGGCGCCCACGTCCTCGTCCACGACCCCTACGTCCGCCCCGAGGCACTCGCCGGCCCCGCCGAGCAGGTCACCCTCGACGAACTGCTCACCCGCTCCCGCATCGTCTCCCTGCACGCCCGGGTCACCCCCGAGACCACCGGCATGATCGGCCGCGCCCAGATCGCCGCGATGCCCCGCGGCTCGGTCCTCGTCAACTGCGCCCGCGGCGCGCTCCTCGACTACGACGCGGTCTGCGACGCCCTGGAGACCGGACACCTCGCCGGCGCCGGCTTCGACGTCTTCCCCGAAGAACCCGTCCCGGCCGGCTCCCGCCTGCTCACCGCCCCCGGCGTCGTCCTCACCCCGCACATCGCCGGCGGCAGCCAACAGGTCGCCCACAAGGCCGCCGAGATCGTCGCCGCCGAGGTCGGCCGCTACCTCCGCGGCGAACCGCTCCACCACCAGGCCAACGCCTAG
- a CDS encoding histidine phosphatase family protein, producing the protein MTDFLLVRHGETVWHAENRYAGRSDVPLTDRGREQAQTLAHWAATADLTAIWTSPLSRARLTAAPAADACGLTPHVDERLYELDFGQGEGLTRDDMRQRFPRSLAAFLADPAEHHLPGGEHPRHAAERAAACLTELAHDQPHGRILIVAHSTLIRVLLCHLLGIPLAEYRRTFPQLHNGALTEIRITDGHTALLRLNAPALTAAPALP; encoded by the coding sequence GTGACCGACTTCCTCCTCGTCCGCCACGGCGAGACCGTCTGGCACGCGGAGAACCGCTACGCCGGCCGCTCCGACGTCCCGCTCACCGACCGCGGCCGCGAACAGGCCCAGACCCTCGCCCACTGGGCCGCCACCGCCGACCTCACCGCCATCTGGACCTCCCCCCTCTCCCGCGCCCGCCTCACCGCCGCCCCCGCCGCCGACGCCTGCGGCCTCACCCCCCACGTCGACGAACGGCTCTACGAACTCGACTTCGGCCAAGGCGAGGGCCTGACCCGCGACGACATGCGGCAACGCTTCCCCCGGAGCCTGGCCGCCTTCCTCGCCGACCCCGCCGAGCACCACCTCCCCGGCGGCGAACACCCCCGCCACGCCGCGGAACGCGCCGCCGCCTGCCTCACCGAACTCGCCCACGACCAGCCGCACGGCCGCATCCTGATCGTCGCCCACTCCACCCTCATCCGCGTCCTGCTCTGCCACCTCCTCGGCATCCCCCTCGCCGAATACCGCCGCACCTTCCCCCAACTCCACAACGGCGCACTCACCGAAATCCGCATCACCGACGGCCACACCGCCCTCCTCCGCCTCAACGCCCCCGCCCTCACCGCCGCCCCCGCCCTGCCCTGA